GAACAAGTTTGTGCATTTCAGCACTTTGATGATGTCCTGGAGCAGTTGAAGTGCAGAGGCCACATTTTTGGAGTGCGGATGTGTGGacgcaaactcccaaagtgcggaGGCAGTGAAAAATATGTGGACCGCAATTGAAAATGTGCAGACCGTAGAAATCCTCTTGCGGCCGCAGGAACGAAAATCTGCAGATTTGatggtctgacttcggaagcttatattttttaatctataaggaatttggagatgatctaaaaacaaaagttgtagcctattgagtctagttttcaaaagGTAAACtattcattatttggatatttgtaccgAACGTTATGGCTAATTTACTGAAGATTGGTAGTGCAGTCACTGCTGAAGTGCGACCGCATAATTTGGAATGCGGTTGCGGGACCTAgaatgtgcggactgcacaaaaCAGTGCAGTCAGCACAATAGGAGATCAGATTATTGTACCTTATAAATGaaggttagagtattatttcatatttggactttgggagctcggtttgtggcaatgttcatgggattttcaagaaattcatcggggtaaatgattctaacttgaatttggttaatatacatgaatatatcattgttttcatcatttaattagtatttttgagatagaaatttggaaacaattgtagaaatttcataaaacgaattaTTGGGATTTGAATGTTGATTCGGAGTCGTATTTAAGTgaaaatagtatggttggacacgtaattgaatgggttatagGATTTTGTGAGTTCTGTtagattccgagatatgggccccactacCGGCTTTTCGAGtagagttggaaatttttataaatttttaaattgtaagtattggagtatatattgattaatttgcATGTGGCTTGAATAGATACCGATCGTTTggtttgaattgaggagataaaAAGGCGCTTGAAGGTTGATAggcgcggaatggaatttttggagtattatttatgttgatcGGCATCGAATTCGGCTTGTTCgtggtaagtaacacttctaaacttggatttgaggtaTGAACCTTggttatacatgttatgtgaattgtttggaggtgacgaacatgctaggtgacagtcgtgtgggtgtgcactgtagaaattgagactcagttgattccgtagagttgtatagtcaattaatttgtattttttcatgtatttttatgtgttagagaaacagAGCTATgactcatattagaaatcatgcttaggcaaatattggtattattgggatccactgaggtcatttctgttgtcgaATTACATGTTaaaattgtaatttcgtacttagtcatatacattcattgcatGTAATATCTCAAtcattgttgttatttattgatacatcatattatcattttgggttagtttcatgacattgtgagcccgagagactggacagattgatgactgagtgaggccgacggcctgattttgagatattaatactatagcacgtgagttgtccgtgcagcatgtgagttcttcgtgcggatccagatattgatactatagcacgtgagttgtccgtgcggattatagcgcttgggctgaaggagccccttcggagtctgcacccctCACATTGAGCGCAATTGATTTATATTTTTGGGATGGACTtctctgggcatggatcttgcctgaaTCATTTATTATATTTGAGATGGAGTTctctaggctggattggccctgtacagtactgagtgattgaatgtcagttattacgtatatatatgggatggaacttccctgggctggattagccatatgcagtactgagtgattgagtactctaagagtgtgagtacatgagttcatcactatgCTGCATtacattagacatgcatacttgatatgtaggcatagagaagtattattcctcatgccatctgataatgaaatttcttatctgtcgttaaggttttttgagaaaaataaatcaTAGatctcagacttactcatatttcggttactttcggcaaaagatttgagttttactgttatacttgaaaagaaaattttaattttccaGAACTGTATAGGAGctaagcattttattattgagttattacttgtgttgctttaaattgtattgttatgagatgttattggttattggtgtggactctgaccttggtacaagctcgtcactactttcaacctaaggttaggtttgttacttttttagtacatggggtcggttgtactcatactacacttctgcaccttgcattcagattttggatgttgatgctaCTGTACATGGCGGGACCTAGCATTGAATATGTACCTACGATACAAtcacaactgcctcttgttctaggtagctttaaaatttttaaatctgttcaagtatatttcaaacaaatgacatatttttatttcacaccagtttgtaaattctaatcttagaagctcatgatttgtactactagtccttggagagtgtattagagttagttaaatattatttgaataggattgttgttatttggcttacctagcgggtgaggttaggtgtcatcacagcTAGTTaaattttataccttgtgcaacttgttttGTTAATTCAATAAATTTAATAATAGTTTGATCCATGTTTAAATTGTGAGTCCGTGGCTATTGCCGGGCGAAATATGTTATTGGCACGAGAGTTTTCCGTGcgattgtgatatgaaatgtaggcatgaggtgccgtgggtatataatgattatgatatttgtacgtgagttgtccgtgcagttgtgaaatAAGATGCGGGTACGGgttgtcgtgagtaaataatgattttattattggcacgtgaattatccgtgcggatcttatatattaatattttggcacatgagttgtctgtgcggttgtgatagaaatatgggcacgaggtgccgtgaaaatatgaaagtgggctaagacccgtgttacgaaaatatgaaagtgggttgagacccgtattttatgattatgaaatgacaTGTCatagagtgacttttatttgaaagaatttatatttgaaagatatttatttgcaagaattatattagaaagatatttatttgaagaagtatattcgaaagatatttatttgaagaagtatattcgaaagatatgtATTTgatagaattatattcgaaaaatatttatttgaaagaagtatattcgaaagatatttattggaaaggattatatttaaaagatatttatttgaaagaagtatattcgaaaggtaCTTATTCGAAAGAATCATATGTGAAAggtttatatttgaaggacttgattaattagttatacttgtgttccttattggtttgagcaataattatggtgttcttgttgccttgttgtttacatcattggttgatttttgttgctatcattgctagttggtttccagtactattgtatactgctatattgcacaggatatttgactagtgagtaacTTGATtgcacctcgtcactactccaccgaggttagtcttgatacttactgggtaccgatcgtggtgtactcatactatacttctacatatttttgtgtagagccggGTATTTGTAACGGCTCGATCGGTCATTTtgggcatttacgctcctttctactatttgaagtcttgaatattttcatacgatgtattatgacttgtgtgaattctcggttttggttttcaggtatttcagagttagtttGAAAGAATGAAATTCAAGGTTTAAATCTTAACtagaaaggttgaccggatgttgacttatgtataaacgactccggaattgagttttgatgatttcgttaggctcgaatggtgattttggacttgggcgtattcccgaaatttcatttggatatttctagaatgtttcaaCACCAAtcggcgaaagttagaaatttgaaggtttggagggttcatgagtttgaccgggagtgggcttttggatatcggggtcggattccgattacggaagttggaataggtacatagtgtcatttaggacttacgtgcaaaatttgaggtcaatcggacgtgctttgataggtttcagcatcgaatgtgaaatttagaagttcataagttcttaggcttgaatcgatgcgcgattcgtgttTTAATCTTTGTTAGGTTTGATTTGAGACcacgagtaggttcgtgttatattacgggacttgttggaatattcgaaTGGGGTCCCGATTGGATCGGGTGTGTTCTGGGGCGAGTTTTGAACGAATTTGGGCATTTCGACACTTTGATGATGTTCTGGGAGCAGTAGGAGTGCGGGGGAACcttttggagtgctgaggcaaagcctcatgtgcgGACCTTAGAGGAAAATTGTGGACCGCAAAAATcctcttgcggccgcagaaataggaatttgcaggttcgatggtctgtctgtagaagcttatatcttttgatctacaaagaatttggagatgaaccaaaaaatgaaagttgtagccctttgagtctagttttcagaaaattaaaccaATCATCATTTGGGCATTTCTACCTAAAGTGATGGTCAATATGCTGAAGCATGGTAGTGCAGTGGCTGCtgaagtgcggccacacaatttggattgcggccgcagaacctggaATGTGCGGAACGCACAAACCTTTTGCAGTCAGCACAATGAGGGATTGgattttgtactatatgaacgAGGGTTAGAGAATTATTTCATATTTAGACTTTGGGAGCttggtttgtggcgatgtttcgtgggaattttaagaaattcatcggggtaaatgattctaactcgaatttggttaatatctctactccaacacaccatTGCCTCGCGAAGCGGTCTcaaaatgcctcgaatctagccataaataatgcgataaaatcaatacgggctaaaggaatcaactccataagaaaatactaagttattaatcaaaataaaaaaaaatggctcAAAAGCCAGcgcccgagcccacgtctcgaaattcgataaaagtcacaaaaccctaaagcccactcaaccacgagtctttccataccaaatttatcaaaatccgacaccaaatcgccactcaaatacccaaatcaaactctccaaatcccttgcctcaaactcccaatctacaccttaaatacacaccaactaggtggtaAAATCATCggggaagcaatattattgataaaaaataagcacaagagacttacctcaagaatcccctcgaaaaccctctcaataatcgcctaaaccgtgcttgaaatgtttgaaatgaagccaaaatcgcgaatccttgttttaataatctgcccaggcttttcgcacctacggTAATATATCCGCAACTGCGGAACCTCTTATGCGGCCAATTCCCCGCTTCTGTGGAAGTCACTTAAATTCCTcaggcccgcatctgcgctccatgtTTCACAtctgcggagccgcttctgcggccttccatCCGCTTCTGCAAAAACAGGCCCCTCTctcaattccgcatctgcggagcctcgcttggacctgcgggctcgcaaatgcggTTAATTCCTCGCACCTGTGCCCTGCCCAGGCCAGCCTAGCTCCGCTTCTGCATAAACCCAACCGCAtttgcggcatcgcaggtgcagaaatgacCTTGCACCTGAAACCTCTTCTCACCTCCTCCctggctgcttctgcggctcacctctcgcttctgcgagatcgcacctgcgatccccactccacaggtgcgattacacctaATTCTGGTGAGCTTCAGCACTTCCTTCAAACTTCAAATCGATCCGCAACTCCCAATTTcacctcgaacaacatcaaaaacacaaatcacacatagattcaagcctaatgaactttaaactcccaatttctacaaacgatcctgaaacctatcaaatcatatcCGATTACCCCAAATTTTACGcataagtcacaaatgacattacgaacctactccaacttccggaatcggaatccgaccccgaaatcaaaaagttcactcccggtcaaaattttcaaaaatttaactttcgccatttcaagtctaattccactacggacctctaaatcataatccggacacgctcctaagtccaaaatcacctaacggaactaacagaactatcaaaactccgttccggagtcgtttactcaaggATCAACATCAGCggaatcatttcaacttaagctttcaaccttgagactaagtgtctcatttcattctgaaatcatACCAAActcgaaccgactaccccgacaagtcacataacagctacaaagtacaaaatgagtagtaaatggggaaacgaggctacaactctcaaaacgaccggtcgggtcgttatagtgaAGTGATGAATCGGTCGAATACGAGTTTCAAATGCAAGTGTCTTGATAGTTGGGTATGGTCTCAAGAAGCCAAAGAGACTCCGAGATTGTTCTCCTCTTTCATTTAAGTTCTTAAAGAAGtgaataattgaaagaaaaaagaTTCATATCCCAAGATTTGTAAGTTGGGAAGCATCGGAACATGTAGATTGTCAAGAAATATGCACATCCTATGAGTCCTCTTGAAATTTATGGTGTATTTATCCTTTAGGATAAAGTTGGGATCATAGAAGGATATTAGTGATGATTTTGATAGCAAATATTTTAGTCATTCAAATGCCTACAGTCTAATTTACAAAGAAAGTATGTCTCATTTACACCTAAGAATAATTTTACCGTCTCAAATTCTATTAATTTAGGTAATTTGTCCGCATACCTGGTTGCACTACTTAACCCAATAGATCTAGCTTTTGAAGGAGGGCAGTCATTATGAACTCTCAGATGTAACTATTAAGTCTAGCCTCAAAATCTACCGCATGCACATTAGCTTCATGTGATCTCTAACCTCAATTTGGGTATTCTGCATGTTATCTTGAGGAGCTTATAATTCAATTGTTTATTTATTATCATATTTGCATTAGTGGTGGCTTCAACTTCCCATTCTGTTCTTTATATTGTCATGGCTTTTTGACTACTGATATGATGTTTTCTTCTTCCTATTGTACTTTCCAAAGAGGGGAAGAATTCAAACATGTAATCTTTGGGTCTTCATATTGATTTCATTTTTGGCTTTGTTTGTGCAGATTATTACTGTCGTTCAAAGGTGGGCGTTCCACAAAATCTCTACCGTTCTCCTCTTTCTGTTGCAAGTTATACTCAAGTAGAAGTTGCAATGAGGTGTTATCAAATGGTGTTGCAAGCAGGAAAAAAGAGATCGACTTTGAGCATTTATTCAAATCCTGTACCAAAATCTACATTTTGAAGTGCCTTCATGCCCTTCTCGCTGTGTCAGGGAAGGCTCAGAGTATCTTTATCGGCACTAGACTTGGGAATCTTTATGCTCACTTGGGTGATGTTTCTTTGTCTCGGAAGACTTTTTGCATGATAGAGAATAAAGATGCTTATACCTGGAATTCCATGATATCATCTTATGTTCGTAATGGCCATTTCCGTGAATCTCTGAATTGTTTGAATGACATGTTGTCCACGGCTGATGTTAAGCCTGACTTTTACACTTTCCCTCCAGTGTTGAAAGCTTGCGGTAATATACTTGATGGTGCAAGAATACATTGCTGGGCTTCGAAACTTGGCTTAGAGTGGGATGTGTTTGTAGCTGCCTCCTTGGTGCATATGTATTGCCGTTTCCAATCATCTACTTTTGCCTTTAAAATTTTTAAGAATATGCCTTTTCGGGAGATGGGTTGTTGGAATGCTATGAATTCTGGATTTTGTTAGAATGGAAATGCTATAGAGGCATTGAGCCTGTTGAATGAGATGAGATTAGAGGGTATAAAAATGGATTCAGTGACTATCACAACAGTACTTCCTATATGTGCCCAgcttgatgatattatgcacGGGATGTTAATTCACTTGTGTGTTATAAAGCATGGCCTAAAATTATATGTCTTTGTATCAAATGCCTTAATAAACATGTACGCCAGATTTGGTGAGTTAAGACATGCACAAAAATTATTTGATGATATGATTGTAAAAGATTTAATATCATGGAACTCTTTAATTTCTGCGTATGAGCAAAATAATGTACCTGAAAAGGCACTGAAATACTTTCATGAGATGATGGTAAATGAGATTCAGCCTGACTTGTTGACGATATTGAGTTTAGCTTCTAGTACAGCTCAGACCAAAAGTTTCCATTGCTGCAGATCTGTTCAAGGATTTATGTTGAGAAGATATTGGATTCAGGAGGATGTTATTGTGTGTAATGCTGTTGTGGATATGTATGCAAAATTGGGTTTTATTCATTGTAGTCGTAAGATTTTTGACGAGATACCGGTTAAGGATGTGGTGTCCTGGAACTCAATGATCTCAGGTTATTCTCAAAATGGTCTTGCAAGTGAGGCTATTGAAATTTACAACATGATGAAAAAATGTGATGATGTAGCACCAAACCAAGGAACTTGGGTTAGCATTTTGCCAGCTTATGCTCATCTAGGTGCGTTACGAGAAGGAATGAGAACTCATGGGCATGTTTTCAGAGTAGCTCTTAATTTGGACGTCTTTGTTGGTACCTCCCTCATTGACCTTTATGGTAAATGTGGAAAACTGGATGATGCCATGTTTTTGATTTACGAGGTGCCTAGGATAAGTACAGTCCCTTGGAATGCCATAATATCATGTCATGGTATTCATGTAAATGGCAGGGTTTCTCTGAAACTATTCGATGATATGCTGGGTGAAGGTGTTAAACCAGATCATGTAACATTTTTATCTCTATTGTCAGCTCCTGGATAGAGCTCAATTGAACTGAACAATAAGATTGAAGTCATTTACACAGGAAATCAATCTCATCCGCAGTTCCATGAGATATACAAGGAATTAAGTATTTAAACTGCTAAGATGAAGACCCTAGGTTATACTCCAGACTATACTTTGGTATTACAAGATGTTGAGGATGACGAAAAGGAACAAATCCTTACCAGTCATAGTGAGAGATTGGCTATTGCTTATGGAATTCTTAACACTCCTCATAGAAGTCCTTTACGGATCTATAAAAACTTGCGGGTTTGTGGAGACTGCCACAATGTGACTAAACTTATTTCTAAGATAACAGAGAGAGAGATTATTGTGAGGGACTCTAATCGCTTTCATCACTTCAAGGATGGTGTTTGTTCATGTGGGGATTACTGGTAACATGTGCCCATAGTTCTGGACAGTAATGACAGTTACTGGTAACATGTGCCCATAGTTCAAGGATAGGTGTTGTAGGAAATTTATTTGTTCTTCTCAAATTATTGTACTGTCCCGTGAATGATGAATCCCGAACTCTGTAATGGAACAGAGATTTTTATGAAGGCAATTCTTTCATTCTTTTAAAT
This sequence is a window from Nicotiana tomentosiformis chromosome 5, ASM39032v3, whole genome shotgun sequence. Protein-coding genes within it:
- the LOC104087978 gene encoding pentatricopeptide repeat-containing protein At4g33990-like — protein: MLRNLARVSWRADAATSTSSTCPPVGATGGSAVAAHVGALGAPCGRPRPQPLVALAEGVGAWSSYSPIITVVQRKKEIDFEHLFKSCTKIYILKCLHALLAVSGKAQSIFIGTRLGNLYAHLGDVSLSRKTFCMIENKDAYTWNSMISSYVRNGHFRESLNCLNDMLSTADVKPDFYTFPPVLKACGNILDGARIHCWASKLGLEWDVFVAASLNGNAIEALSLLNEMRLEGIKMDSVTITTVLPICAQLDDIMHGMLIHLCVIKHGLKLYVFVSNALINMYARFGELRHAQKLFDDMIVKDLISWNSLISAYEQNNVPEKALKYFHEMMVNEIQPDLLTILSLASSTAQTKSFHCCRSVQGFMLRRYWIQEDVIVCNAVVDMYAKLGFIHCSRKIFDEIPVKDVVSWNSMISGYSQNGLASEAIEIYNMMKKCDDVAPNQGTWVSILPAYAHLGALREGMRTHGHVFRVALNLDVFVGTSLIDLYGKCGKLDDAMFLIYEVPRISTVPWNAIISCHGIHVNGRVSLKLFDDMLGEGVKPDHVTFLSLLSAPG